One Lachancea thermotolerans CBS 6340 chromosome B complete sequence genomic window, GAAGCGGGTACAATTTGGGCGGTTCCGGCGAATAATTTTGACCTCGGCCACATGTGAGCAAGGATCTGCGCAGGGAGCACTTCAAGAGCTAGGATTTAGGGGTCGAGAGGGCACAAATTTTACATGGGAGAGATCGCAGGCAGGCCGGTCGGTCGATGTACCTATTTTTTTGCGCAACTACGTGCAAGAGCCAGCTGTGATGCATGTTTACAAACATGCCTTACGTATGAGGGGAAACGGCGTTGGGCAGGTAAAGCAGTTCCTAAGAAGTCTTTTTGCATATGATCCAGATGCAAAGGCTGCCTTAGTAGTGGGAGAGAATGTGGCCACCACGGAGTTATTTACCGAGGTCTCACAAGAGTTCAGCGCCGCTTATGTTCACAGTGACCTAACTACCGAAGAGAAACTGAAACGGGTGCAATCATTCATCAAGGACAAGAGTCTGCAGTTGCTGATCGGCACAAAGCAGGTCGTGGAAGGGCTGGATATTGAGGGGCTGCGAATGGTGATACTGCTAGACTATTATCCGCGAGTAGCTGAGTACATCCAGTGCGTGGGTCGCGTGCGAGGGTCTGGGACATGCATAGCGTTATGGCAAGATCCGCCACCACAGGTCGAGAATGATCAACCCCGCGTCGATTACGACAAATGCTTTACTTCACAGATTTGTAAGTACTACGAGCTACCGCAGCGGGTACACGCCGGATGTTGCGGCAGCTTTGAGAGTGTTACAGAAGAGgcaaagagcttgtttcATCGCGTGGTACTTGAAGAGGAAGTGAATGACGTATGTTCCCAGAAAACGACGAGAGATGAGGATTCTGAgcaaggaagagaaaggAAGATTGCGCGCACAGATGTGATCGCGAGCGCTGATGACAGCAACGAGGTTTCGGGCGTCAATAAAAGACCCCAAGACGATACGGCTATTACCAAAGCGTAGTTTCGAGAAATCTAACAAGGAACAATCACGATGTTTAAGGCCCTAGAATTGAGTGGCTCCAGACACAAAGACATGAAGTTGTACGGCATTGATGGCAAGGTAAAATTCCATACTATTCCGACATCATCGAGAAGGACAATGTGCAGGATGAGGTGCGTATGGAAGGAGGTACACAAGCGGGAGAGTGACGATACCAATATAAACTCCCTCTTCTGGCTTTATCTGAGAAACTATAAAAGCCGTCGATCCATTCACAAAACTAACAACTAACACATCTTAGAAACTAATTACCCTAttcatgttttttgaaactcgaGAAACGCTCAGCTATCCAATCAGTGATTGGGTCATCGTGCTTTACGTACTCATCgtcttcaagtttctgtCCATAGTCTTCAGTCAATGGTGGatctctcaagaagaaagtcaacaaaaacatcgGCGCGACAAATATCAGGCCCACCAAAACTTCGTACTTTTGGACATATCTGTAGGCTTCTATCATTGCGTCTCTTGCGGGAGTACCCCATTCGTGTTTGAGCATGAAGCTTAGTGGCATATTATAAGCTTCTAATGCCAGGGTAGGATCACCTAAGGCCTTGAGCAACCTGGGGTATAAACTCTGCGTCCAGATAGCGCCCGAGACAGCCGCACCCACTGCACCACCTATTCTGAAGATCGTGAGGCCGAAAGCTGTGACCGTGGCCATGTTCTCATGCGACGTCACAGTTTGCATCGAAATGTTAATCGGATAATTAAAGAAACAACTCGTAATACCCCAGACAACCATAGCTCCGATTACACCTTTACCAGTATCGGTACCACCCCGGAAGTGGTAAAAGAGAGCCATTGTAACAAAGTAGAGTGAGCAGCCAAACACTGCAAATGGCTTCagtcttgaaaatcttgcGACAAATATTCCTACAACTGGAGAAAAGACAGCGGCAACAAAACTGTAGAGACTTGTTATTCTCGTTGCCGAAAGAGAACTCTCGTTTCCAGCCACCAACAAGATTGTGTATAGGTAACCAGCTGCCATCATGTAAATGAAGCAAATCAAAAACGTAATAAGCAGAGGTGCCCAAATGCCACGATctttcaacatcttgaaTGGGGCCAAAGGCACCAAAGCTAGTTTACTTTCCCAATAAATGAAGAAAGGAACTAGCAAGGAGCCAAGTACTAATGGCGCAATAACCTTGGCGCTCCTCCAATGCGTGGAGGCGCCCCCGGCGATTGTCAGTGGAATAAGAATGCACCCGGTAGATACGCTGAATAGTAACACGCCCACAACATCTAATTTCCAGAAAAGTTGTTTCAGGGTTTGCACCAAACCATGGGTTTGGAAGTAAGTTTTCTCCTCCTGCAATTCCTTCCATTCAGAATTGTTTCTGAGCTTCCACCTCATATGGAGGAGACAGCCTATGATTGGTAGACAAGTTGCAGGAAAGATAAATGCCCACATCGCAATACCCCAGGACCAGTTCTTTTCTGGGTTAGCCACATGGACGACGTTACCCGAAATCCATACGGTCACTAATGCTGGCCAAGCCGGGACGAAGTTGTAAAGCAGTCTCCACTTCAATGATGAACAGTCGGACA contains:
- a CDS encoding ARN family MFS transporter (similar to uniprot|P38724 Saccharomyces cerevisiae YHL047C ARN2 Transporter member of the ARN family of transporters that specifically recognize siderophore-iron chelates responsible for uptake of iron bound to the siderophore triacetylfusarinine C), whose translation is MPEYQQGGPSLGSESTPNENYGKANVVQTEKEFSHDSKNEPELGDKLQITKRIVIRKAELMANQYDGWLLKSMFLFSAFICAFSYGLDSIIRSIYMTYAMNDYQTHSLLSTVSVISLTISAVAQIFFAGLSDVFGRLSMFIVAIMFYVVGTVIQSQAYDVQRYAAGSIFYYIGLVGSMFQVTLMLSDCSSLKWRLLYNFVPAWPALVTVWISGNVVHVANPEKNWSWGIAMWAFIFPATCLPIIGCLLHMRWKLRNNSEWKELQEEKTYFQTHGLVQTLKQLFWKLDVVGVLLFSVSTGCILIPLTIAGGASTHWRSAKVIAPLVLGSLLVPFFIYWESKLALVPLAPFKMLKDRGIWAPLLITFLICFIYMMAAGYLYTILLVAGNESSLSATRITSLYSFVAAVFSPVVGIFVARFSRLKPFAVFGCSLYFVTMALFYHFRGGTDTGKGVIGAMVVWGITSCFFNYPINISMQTVTSHENMATVTAFGLTIFRIGGAVGAAVSGAIWTQSLYPRLLKALGDPTLALEAYNMPLSFMLKHEWGTPARDAMIEAYRYVQKYEVLVGLIFVAPMFLLTFFLRDPPLTEDYGQKLEDDEYVKHDDPITDWIAERFSSFKKHE